The following nucleotide sequence is from Syntrophomonadaceae bacterium.
ATCGAGGACATCAAGCCAGCCCGGACCACAGATGGAGTGAAATCTGCAACAGCAGCATAAAATAAAAGCACGGGCAGACCGACGAACAGCAATTTCTCTTTCGGCACCCTGAAGATGCGGGTAATCTCAAATAAAAACAGCAGCAAGAAGGCTACATGGAGGCCGGAAACCGAGAACACATGAAAGAGTCCCAGGTCGCGGAAAACCTGCACCTGCCGGTCATCTAGCTGTTCTTGATCTCCGAACAGCACTGCCAAAAGGATGCCCCTTGCTTTTGGCGGCAAATTGTTTTCGATAGCTTCGGTTGTCCTGTTCTTGGCAGCCAGTGCTGCCCAGATCAGGGGGTTTGGAGGCCGGTAATCTATTTTTGTTACATCGTCTGGATTGAAAACCAGGATCCGGGTATATATATCCCGCCGGGACAGGTATTCGCGATAGCTGAATTCGCCGGGATTGCGATGCCCTGATGGCAGTTGCAGCTGGCCAAACACCTGCAAGACATCTCCGTAGCGATAGCGGGTAAAGGATGCGGGGTTACCTCCCAACCGGCGGTAGGACAAAACCAATTCTACCTTCTCATCTGCCTGCCACTGCCGCTCTCCTTGTTTAATACCCTTCACCCTTAAAACATAAACCGCCCGGTCGGAATAGAACTTGGGGGACTGCACTACGGTTCCGGTAAGTGAGAGATGAGTATTGAGATGGTTCTTTAACCCTGCCTTGGGTTCGAGTTGAGAGATATGGCCCCAAATGAGGCCAAGGGTCAAAATGGCCAGGGCTAAGGCCCATCTGCCCCAAGGCTGCCTGAAATACCAGGCCAAACCAGCAGCCGCCAGGAGGGTTAAAGATAAAAAAAAGACAGGCAAAAGCATCAGGTTGACTAACTGCCCGATCCCCAGACCAGCTATGAATAGAATAATTGCTACGAGCAGCGGACGCGACAGTTAAACCACCCCGGTCTGCCGGAAATTACCGGCAGTCTTTAGCCATAGAGTTATTCTCCGGAAACAGCCGCTATCCCTTTTCGCAAGAAAGTTTATCCTTTCTTGTTGATTATTGCCGGGGCAGAAGTTCTGTGTATATTCGTTCAGTTTTGAGCATAATTCTTTCATGAAAAATAACTAATGAAGTACTACATCCAGTTGGAAGGAAATTGTTGCCTGTTGCAGAAGATATTTATTATTATACCGGCAACCCCGAATCGAGGAGTGATGCGCTATATCAAAAATACTTAAACCCCCTTATACCGCCCTGTTCCCGGTTCCAACCGTACTGGTTAGCTGCGGTTCGGTTGAATTTGCGCCCAACATTATCACAATTGCCTGGACTGGCACAATGTGCTCTGAACCTCCAATGGTATATGTGAGTATCCGGCCGGGAAGGCATTCTTTTGGCATTATTGCATCCACAGGAGATTTCGTCATCAATATCCCTTCGGCAAATTTGGCTAAAGCGGTAGACCTGTGCGGAACAGTGTCAGGTAAAGATGTTAATAAGTTTCTTGAATGCGGACTTACGCCTGTGCCGGCTTCTGCAGTAAAAGCGCCCCTAATAAAAGAGTGCCCGGTAAATATTGAATGCGCCGTTAAAGAAATTTTGCCTCTTGGCACCCACCATGCCTTTATCGCTGAGGTGGCTGCCGTAAATATTGATACGGCAGTGCTAGATGATAAAGGCCGGATTGATATTGAACGATTACAGCCTTACGCCTACTGCTTGCATGAATACCGGCAGGTTTCTTCCCTATTAGGAGTCCATGGGTTTTCGCAAAAAAACAAAGGCAAATAGAGAAAAGGTAATAAATACATTAACGTTGCGCTACTGGCTTTTTGGATAGCGAAAAAGATGCTGCTTAGACAACTCTAGTATGTCAAAGAAAACAGGTCTGAGAAAAGATAAGCGACTATCAGGAAAAAAGGATTATGGCCAAAAGCCTAATCCTTTTTGATATAATATGACCAAAATAGTGGTCAATCCTCAGTTGGTGGCAAAGGAGACGCAAAGCATTGAAACAAAAAAATATAGAGCTGGCAAAACAACTACGGCATGAATTACATCGCTGTCCTGAAATCTCTAACCATGAAGTTCGGACTAAACAACATTTAATCGATTTCCTAAAACAATATACAAGTCTAGAAATTGTGGACAGGGGCCTTTGGTTTTATGCCGCCTACCATGCCGGTAATGAAAAAAAGAACATTGCATTCCGGGCAGATTTTGACGCAGTTCCAATGGAAGAAGATCTTGCTTTGCCACATGGATCCAAAAACCCCGGTATCTCGCACAAATGCGGCCATGATGGACATTCTGCATCTCTGGCAGGGTTTGCTCTTGAAATTGATCAAGATGGTGCAGATAAAAACATATTTTTTCTTTTTCAACATGCAGAGGAGACCGGAGATGGCGCGGCCCAGTGTGTGGCCTTTATTAAGGAACATAATATCGAAGAGATATTTGCTTATCACAATATGAGCGGTATGGCATTAAATTCTGTCAATGTAATAGATGGAACGGTTAATTTCGCCTCCAGAGGAATGGCAATACATATGGAAGGGACTCCTACCCATGCCAGTCAGCCTGAGCTTGGCAGAAATCCTGCTTTTGCAATTGCCAGGATTATTAACACAATTCCGGAACTTACATGCCAGGAGAACAATAAAGGAATTGTGTTGTGTACAGTCATCCAAGTTGATATTGGGGAAAGGGCTTTTGGCATAGCCGCCAGTAAAGGGGACTTGCTCCTAACTATCCGTGCTCAGTTTGAAGAGGAGTTGGATGAACTCCAGCAACAGCTTGAAAATCTTTCGTTGGAGCAAGGAGAAGCATATGGCCTCCAGGTATCCTTTTCATACCATGATGTTTTCCCGGTAACATCAAACCACAGGGAAAGCTGCGACAAAATCCGGCGAGTTTGCAAGGAAAGAGGCATAGACTTGAACGAAATGCTAATAGGGTTCAGGACATCCGAGGACTTTGGCCATTACCTGAAGGAGACAAAAGGTGCAATATGTTACATCGGAAATGGAGTGGATTACCCCCATATCCATACCAGCGGCTATGATTTCAACGATGAGATTATAAAAACAGCTGTGGAAATATTTAAGGGCCTGGCCAAACTGTAATATAAAGGAAGAGCAGGCTTTTTTACCTGCAACTATCAAAATAATCCGGCTTCCGCTCAATCGTCATAATGACCTTTGCATGAAAGTATTTCCGTAACACCGTCCTTCAGTCGATATACAAGCCGATTCATTCCATCAATTCGTCTACTCCAAAAACCGCTTAATTCACCTTTCAGTGGTTCATGATTACCTAGTAACACAAATTAATGCATGTGCACATTCAAATTCACAAAATTTTTAGTGGTTTTAAAATTTGCCCAAGCAAAAGGCCGCCCAGGGCGGCAAATAATATTAATAACGGCTGCATTTTTTCAGCTGTCTTCACTGTCGTCTCCGTTTGCATCCCATCCCCTGCAGACATTGACCCATTTTCTGTTTCCAGAATACTCGTCAAGCTCCGCGCATGTCAGTTCAATGGCGGAATTGTCGCCGCCGCAGGCGGGAAAAACAGTGGTGAATCTTTGCAGCGAAACATCAAGAAATACCGGGATGGAGTCTTTCAGCCCGAACGGACAGACCCCGCCAACCGCGTGCCCCGTATATTCAAGGGTTTCTTCAGGTGTCAGCATTTTTGCTTTAAACCCGAATTCCGCCTTGAACCTGCTGTTGTCCGTCTTTGCGTCTCCTGCGGTGACAACAAGCATGGCGCCACCTTCTTTGGTCCCGAAGGCCAGGGTCTTGGCGATTCTGGCGGGTTTAACCCCGAGAGCCCGCGCCGCCAGTTCCACCGTGGCGCTGGACACGGGAAACTCCATAATGTCCCTGTCCCTGCCCCATTTTTTCAGATATTCATGAACCTTATCAAAAGACATGGCAATATCCTCTAAAAGAAAAGTTTTCGGCTCTTTCACCGGCAAGCGGCTACGCGATATATTCCTCCTGGTCCGCTACGGACCGGCTATACCAGCTGCAGCTCAAGCTGTTGCCAGTCCCTGAACGTCACCACATAAAGTGTTTTTCCAGGTGAAGGGTCCAAAGCGATGGTTCTGTTGGCACCCATTTGGTACCTTTTAGCGTTCTACGACGATGGACATGCCCATGCCGCCGCCGATACAAAGGGTGGCCAGACCTCGCTTGACATCCCGCCGTTTCATTTCGTACAGGAGGGTAGTAAGGATGCGGGCGCCGGTGCATCCTACCGGATGGCCCAGGCCCACTCCGCTGCCATTGACATTGACAATATCTCTATTCAGGCCCAGGAGCTTTTCGCAGGCCAAATACTGGGCCGCAAAGGCCTCGTTCACCTCAATCAGGCCGATATCTGCCAAGGTCAGGCCGGCTTTCTGCAAGGCTTTTTGCGTGGCAGGCACTGGCCCGTAACCCATCAGTTCCGGTTCAACGCCGGCTGCAGCATAAGAAACCACCCTTGCCATCGGTGTCAGGCCTAAAGCCACAGCCTTTTCAGCAGACATTAACACCAAGGCCGCGGCGCCGTCATTGATGCTGGAGGAGTTTCCAGCTGTAACTGTTCCTCCCGGGCGGAATGCGGGGGTCAGTTTGGCAAGTTTTTCGAAGCTAATATCTTTCCGGGGATGTTCGTCCTGCTCCACCAAAACAGGAGAGCCCTTGCGCTGGGGCACAGCCACCGGCACCACTTCTTCGGAAAAACGGCCCGTTTCCCATGCCAAAACAGCTTTCTGGTGACTGCTCTCAGCAATCTCATCCTGCTCCTCCCGGGTAATGGCATACTTATCAGCCAATCTTTCGGCGGTTTCTCCCATCATTACCTTCAGATCAGGATCTGTAAGAAGTTCCCACATAGCATCAGTCATCTGGCCGTGCATCAGTCTTTTCCCCCAGCGGGCGTCTTTTAAGACGTAGGGAGCAGAGCTCATGCTCTCAGTGCCGCCGGCAATCACCACCTGGGCATCGCCGGCAGCAATCGCCTGGCAGGCCGACACCACTGCCTGCAAGCCGGAGGCACACTGGCGCTGCACCGTATAGGCAGTAGTTTTATTAGGAAAACCTGCCCTTAAGGCAGCAACCCTGGCCGTATTGGGCTCATCGGTCCGTTGGATGGCATTACCTAATATTACTTCTTCCACTAGTTCAGGGTTAATTCCCGCCCGCTTGACAACCTCCTGCAACACAACGGAAGCCAGCTGATTGGCCTGCAGGTCTTTCAAAGCCCCGCCAAACTCGCCGATCGGGGTTCTGGCTGCCGCAACAATTACCGTCTTTGACATTTTTCCCCTCTCCTTGTCTTTCTAATAAACTGAGATTAAATCCTTGAGTTGATTATACTTGGCTTCCCCGATGCCGGAGACATTGGTCAAATCCTTAATATCCCGGAAGGGGCCCTTGTTATTCCTGTAATCAATAATGCGCTGAGCCAGGGCAGGCCCGATCCCAGGCAAGCTATCCAGTTGCTCCAGAGTAGCAGAATTAATATTGATCAAGCCTGGCTGAGAGGCGGCTGGCACTCCGCCGGCTGGCGCTCCGCCGACAAGGGGCTCTCCTTTCTTTGGCACGGTAATCTTTTGGCCGTCAATAAGGGGGGCGGCCAGATTAAGGGCCTGGATATCTGCCTCCTCCGTGGGTTTAGCCTTTTCCACCCCGTCGATTACCCGGGAGCCCTT
It contains:
- a CDS encoding flavin reductase family protein, which encodes MSKILKPPYTALFPVPTVLVSCGSVEFAPNIITIAWTGTMCSEPPMVYVSIRPGRHSFGIIASTGDFVINIPSANLAKAVDLCGTVSGKDVNKFLECGLTPVPASAVKAPLIKECPVNIECAVKEILPLGTHHAFIAEVAAVNIDTAVLDDKGRIDIERLQPYAYCLHEYRQVSSLLGVHGFSQKNKGK
- a CDS encoding amidohydrolase: MKQKNIELAKQLRHELHRCPEISNHEVRTKQHLIDFLKQYTSLEIVDRGLWFYAAYHAGNEKKNIAFRADFDAVPMEEDLALPHGSKNPGISHKCGHDGHSASLAGFALEIDQDGADKNIFFLFQHAEETGDGAAQCVAFIKEHNIEEIFAYHNMSGMALNSVNVIDGTVNFASRGMAIHMEGTPTHASQPELGRNPAFAIARIINTIPELTCQENNKGIVLCTVIQVDIGERAFGIAASKGDLLLTIRAQFEEELDELQQQLENLSLEQGEAYGLQVSFSYHDVFPVTSNHRESCDKIRRVCKERGIDLNEMLIGFRTSEDFGHYLKETKGAICYIGNGVDYPHIHTSGYDFNDEIIKTAVEIFKGLAKL
- a CDS encoding type II toxin-antitoxin system YoeB family toxin; its protein translation is MLLGNHEPLKGELSGFWSRRIDGMNRLVYRLKDGVTEILSCKGHYDD
- a CDS encoding YbaK/EbsC family protein; this encodes MSFDKVHEYLKKWGRDRDIMEFPVSSATVELAARALGVKPARIAKTLAFGTKEGGAMLVVTAGDAKTDNSRFKAEFGFKAKMLTPEETLEYTGHAVGGVCPFGLKDSIPVFLDVSLQRFTTVFPACGGDNSAIELTCAELDEYSGNRKWVNVCRGWDANGDDSEDS
- a CDS encoding acetyl-CoA C-acetyltransferase — encoded protein: MSKTVIVAAARTPIGEFGGALKDLQANQLASVVLQEVVKRAGINPELVEEVILGNAIQRTDEPNTARVAALRAGFPNKTTAYTVQRQCASGLQAVVSACQAIAAGDAQVVIAGGTESMSSAPYVLKDARWGKRLMHGQMTDAMWELLTDPDLKVMMGETAERLADKYAITREEQDEIAESSHQKAVLAWETGRFSEEVVPVAVPQRKGSPVLVEQDEHPRKDISFEKLAKLTPAFRPGGTVTAGNSSSINDGAAALVLMSAEKAVALGLTPMARVVSYAAAGVEPELMGYGPVPATQKALQKAGLTLADIGLIEVNEAFAAQYLACEKLLGLNRDIVNVNGSGVGLGHPVGCTGARILTTLLYEMKRRDVKRGLATLCIGGGMGMSIVVER
- a CDS encoding helix-hairpin-helix domain-containing protein, with translation MIQVDRRAQALLLVLAAALLFGAGIKYARWTMQPAPPQVIAAGANDSPVREQTPVQQELAVHLSGAVQFPGVYRVPKGSRVIDGVEKAKPTEEADIQALNLAAPLIDGQKITVPKKGEPLVGGAPAGGVPAASQPGLININSATLEQLDSLPGIGPALAQRIIDYRNNKGPFRDIKDLTNVSGIGEAKYNQLKDLISVY